From a region of the Nitrospira sp. genome:
- a CDS encoding CHAT domain-containing protein yields MNDPFSPQYACTQTRAGILRRHGWCAPVAKIGIAIVTLCIPLLASSSAPAHEIETEPSFPHGSLLHEGYDTFRRGAFEQAAEIWQQAVRASHDAGRVVEESDARVALARAYLSLGFHNLAAQNLDVVVVLTQGNDRSRQAAAMELLSQAYLAGGRPDAALDTLQTAQQLASEAGDQIRVASIVHSLGAVQSALQQDKDALASYSEARRLAASAHAETLLTAATINGGKVAVRMREWEEARKLFDEALSQVHRFPDSHDKAYDLISIGLGFENLHAQLPDSGGRLRLQAAAALEAAGEVAKSVGDVRAASYAFGYRGHLYELDRRYDETLLLTRLAIGYAQQVHAPESLYQWEWQLGRVLRAQDKIDQAIVSYQRAADLVQTLRPEMAAGTALSTASFREAGGRLYFELADLLLRRSGTTTTREEAQPYLIKAREAIELFKTAELRDYFADECVDAFQTRQTKLEDVSRQAAIFYPIILPDRTELLVSLPDGMHRITVAIQQEELKAEAVAFRRLLQKETTREYLRKGQRLYDLLLRPLEPEFAKFDINTLVVVPDGPLRMIPFSALHDGKQFLIAKYAVATTPGLNLTDPKPLGREGIEVLSAGLTEGVQGFPPLPKAAEELETIGGLYKTHRLLNQDFRVPQLERAMKESPFTIVHIASHGKFERDAKNSFLLTFDGKLTMDRLSQIIGFFRFRDQPLELLSLSACQTAAGDDRAALGLAGIAIKAGARSALATLWFVNDEASSALVVEFYRHMKDPGNSKAVALQKAQLKLMENPDFQHPIYWSPFLLLNNWL; encoded by the coding sequence ATGAACGACCCCTTCTCGCCCCAATACGCCTGCACACAAACCCGTGCGGGCATTCTCCGCCGTCATGGATGGTGCGCCCCAGTCGCAAAGATCGGTATCGCCATTGTCACATTGTGCATCCCATTGCTGGCCTCCTCGTCCGCACCAGCTCACGAGATAGAAACCGAACCTTCTTTTCCGCATGGATCCCTACTGCACGAAGGGTACGATACCTTCAGACGTGGGGCCTTCGAGCAGGCAGCCGAGATCTGGCAACAGGCGGTCCGGGCGTCTCACGACGCCGGGCGTGTTGTAGAGGAGAGCGACGCCCGTGTTGCGCTGGCACGAGCCTATCTCTCGCTGGGATTCCATAACCTTGCCGCACAGAATCTCGATGTGGTCGTCGTTCTCACCCAGGGGAACGACCGTTCTCGTCAGGCTGCGGCGATGGAACTGCTTAGTCAGGCCTATCTGGCGGGAGGACGTCCGGACGCCGCGTTGGACACGCTGCAGACTGCCCAACAGTTGGCAAGCGAAGCAGGCGATCAGATTCGAGTGGCCTCGATTGTCCATTCGCTTGGTGCCGTCCAGAGCGCACTCCAACAGGACAAAGACGCATTGGCCTCCTATTCGGAAGCGCGGCGCCTAGCAGCATCAGCGCATGCAGAAACACTATTGACGGCGGCGACGATCAACGGCGGCAAAGTGGCAGTCCGGATGAGAGAGTGGGAAGAGGCGCGGAAGTTGTTCGACGAGGCGCTATCGCAGGTGCATCGCTTTCCGGATTCGCACGACAAGGCCTATGACCTGATTTCAATCGGGTTGGGGTTCGAGAACCTCCACGCCCAGCTCCCGGATTCCGGCGGGCGTTTGCGTCTGCAAGCGGCCGCGGCCCTCGAAGCAGCCGGCGAGGTCGCCAAGTCGGTCGGCGACGTGCGCGCCGCCTCTTATGCCTTTGGGTATCGAGGCCACCTGTATGAGCTCGACCGACGCTACGACGAAACACTGCTGCTCACACGACTTGCCATCGGCTATGCCCAACAGGTGCATGCCCCGGAGTCCCTGTATCAGTGGGAATGGCAGTTGGGCCGTGTCTTGAGGGCTCAGGACAAGATCGATCAGGCGATCGTATCGTACCAGCGCGCCGCCGACCTCGTTCAAACGTTGCGTCCTGAAATGGCTGCCGGCACCGCGCTGTCGACAGCATCCTTCAGGGAAGCCGGTGGTCGGCTGTACTTCGAACTGGCGGACCTGCTGCTCCGACGTTCTGGCACGACTACGACTCGAGAAGAAGCACAACCCTATCTCATCAAGGCGCGCGAGGCCATCGAGCTGTTCAAAACGGCCGAGCTGCGCGACTACTTTGCCGATGAGTGCGTCGACGCGTTTCAAACCCGCCAGACAAAGCTGGAAGATGTCTCGCGCCAGGCGGCGATTTTCTACCCTATCATCTTGCCGGATCGAACGGAACTGCTGGTCAGCCTGCCCGACGGGATGCATCGTATCACCGTGGCTATCCAGCAAGAGGAACTCAAGGCGGAAGCCGTGGCCTTCCGCCGACTGCTGCAAAAGGAAACGACCCGCGAATACCTTCGCAAAGGCCAGCGTCTCTACGATCTCTTACTACGGCCGCTCGAGCCGGAGTTCGCGAAATTCGACATCAACACGCTGGTGGTCGTGCCGGACGGGCCACTCCGCATGATTCCATTCTCGGCATTGCACGATGGGAAGCAGTTCCTCATCGCCAAGTATGCAGTGGCGACGACTCCCGGCCTGAATCTGACCGATCCAAAGCCGCTCGGCCGCGAGGGGATCGAAGTACTCTCCGCCGGTCTCACAGAAGGCGTTCAAGGATTCCCGCCGCTCCCGAAAGCAGCGGAAGAGTTGGAGACGATCGGCGGGCTCTACAAGACGCATCGCCTCCTGAACCAGGATTTCCGAGTGCCTCAGCTGGAACGAGCGATGAAGGAGAGCCCGTTTACAATCGTGCACATTGCGTCCCACGGGAAATTCGAGCGCGACGCGAAGAACAGTTTCCTGCTGACGTTCGATGGGAAACTCACGATGGACCGATTGAGCCAGATCATAGGCTTTTTCAGGTTTCGGGACCAACCGCTCGAACTGTTGAGCCTCAGCGCTTGCCAGACTGCAGCTGGAGACGACCGTGCGGCGCTCGGCTTGGCGGGGATTGCGATCAAAGCGGGAGCCCGCAGCGCACTCGCCACGCTTTGGTTCGTGAACGACGAGGCTTCGTCGGCGTTGGTTGTGGAATTCTATCGCCACATGAAGGATCCGGGCAATTCAAAAGCCGTGGCCCTTCAGAAGGCACAGCTGAAATTGATGGAGAATCCTGATTTCCAGCATCCGATCTATTGGTCACCCTTTCTTCTGCTGAACAACTGGCTCTAA
- a CDS encoding adenylate/guanylate cyclase domain-containing protein — MQSVLKTVYLPFAMTLVTGFLCGLVILGVRSTGLLQHLELSVYDWLLRSRPATTGSDSRITYIAISEEDIRRQGRWPITDETLAHTLRILVEYRPRAIGVDLYRDIEVPPGHDELTALLPKHPQIIMISQLGGGTVARIPPPRVLEGSGQVGFNDILVDHDGLIRRALLFQDDGDDVAYAYALRLAMLYLAGDGVIPEQDPAVSEWIRLGKTTLKPFASSDGGYVNADDAGYQILLDFGGAAKPLYTFSLTDLLAGRVEARYLTERVVMIGVTAESVPDVFHIPVRYGLRGSDQFPGVLMHGIITEQLLAAAIDGRRPIQAMSETAEIAWTLVWGMLGGAFGSLARSAWRFSVITLGGLVLMTVSVITLFWYGWWVPEIPATFTWFLAIAMVVASTLARERKDRTILMQLFSRHVSREVADKIWQDRDQLFEGGRPRPQDLFATVLFSDFKGYTAVSETMSPQALMDWINSYLDSMTKVIMDHGGVIDDYAGDSIKANFGVPLKRDSKEEVATDAVNAVTCALAMEQHMLRLNEEHERNGLPTVGMRLGIHTGPLLAGCVGSAQRMKYTTIGDTVNTAAHLETFSREAIAEPQGRRPCRILISESTAQLLGNRFQLECIGEVRLKGKTESLLAYRIVTTACAKEPRE; from the coding sequence ATGCAAAGCGTGCTGAAAACCGTCTACCTACCGTTTGCCATGACCCTTGTGACCGGCTTTCTTTGTGGGCTGGTCATCCTCGGGGTACGCAGCACCGGCCTCCTCCAACATCTGGAGCTCAGTGTGTACGATTGGCTTCTCCGATCGAGACCGGCAACGACCGGCAGCGATTCACGAATTACGTACATCGCCATTTCCGAGGAGGATATTCGTCGGCAGGGACGCTGGCCGATCACAGATGAGACCCTTGCGCATACGCTCCGCATCCTTGTCGAATACCGCCCACGGGCAATCGGAGTGGACCTGTACCGCGACATCGAAGTTCCCCCCGGACATGACGAACTTACCGCGCTGCTACCCAAGCATCCCCAAATCATCATGATTTCGCAACTTGGCGGCGGCACAGTGGCCCGCATCCCTCCACCACGGGTGCTGGAAGGAAGCGGGCAAGTGGGATTCAACGATATCCTGGTCGATCATGACGGACTCATACGCCGGGCTTTGCTCTTCCAAGACGACGGCGATGATGTCGCCTATGCCTATGCCCTCAGGCTCGCCATGCTGTATCTGGCGGGGGATGGAGTTATCCCGGAACAAGACCCGGCAGTGTCGGAGTGGATTCGCTTAGGAAAAACCACACTGAAGCCGTTCGCCTCTTCAGATGGAGGTTATGTGAATGCAGATGATGCCGGATACCAGATCTTGTTGGATTTCGGCGGAGCAGCCAAGCCGTTATACACCTTTTCGCTGACCGATCTGCTTGCCGGACGGGTTGAAGCCCGTTATCTCACGGAACGGGTCGTCATGATCGGCGTCACGGCTGAGAGCGTGCCGGATGTGTTCCACATCCCGGTTCGCTACGGATTGCGGGGTAGTGACCAATTCCCCGGTGTTCTCATGCATGGGATCATTACGGAGCAATTACTCGCCGCCGCGATTGATGGCCGCAGACCGATCCAGGCGATGAGCGAAACTGCTGAGATCGCCTGGACGCTGGTATGGGGGATGCTCGGAGGAGCATTTGGGAGTTTAGCACGATCCGCCTGGCGCTTTTCGGTTATCACTCTCGGAGGGCTCGTACTCATGACCGTGTCGGTCATCACACTATTCTGGTATGGATGGTGGGTGCCTGAGATCCCTGCCACCTTTACCTGGTTTCTGGCGATCGCGATGGTCGTGGCCTCGACCCTGGCTCGAGAACGGAAGGATCGGACCATTTTGATGCAACTGTTTTCACGGCACGTCTCGCGCGAGGTCGCCGACAAGATATGGCAGGACAGAGACCAACTGTTCGAGGGCGGACGCCCACGGCCGCAGGATCTCTTCGCTACTGTATTATTTTCGGACTTCAAAGGGTACACGGCCGTTTCGGAAACGATGTCTCCGCAGGCCTTAATGGATTGGATCAATTCCTACTTGGATTCCATGACGAAAGTCATTATGGACCATGGAGGGGTTATCGACGACTATGCAGGCGATTCAATTAAGGCTAACTTTGGTGTCCCGCTGAAGCGAGATTCCAAGGAAGAAGTGGCCACCGATGCGGTCAACGCAGTGACCTGTGCGCTGGCGATGGAACAGCACATGCTCAGACTGAACGAGGAACATGAACGGAACGGTCTCCCAACGGTGGGCATGCGCCTCGGAATCCATACCGGTCCCCTGCTGGCCGGATGTGTGGGGAGCGCTCAGCGCATGAAATATACCACCATCGGCGACACGGTCAATACCGCAGCGCACTTAGAAACGTTCAGCAGGGAGGCTATTGCAGAACCACAGGGGCGTCGCCCGTGTCGGATCTTGATCAGCGAGAGCACCGCTCAGCTGCTCGGCAACCGTTTTCAATTGGAATGTATCGGAGAGGTGCGCCTCAAAGGAAAAACGGAGTCTTTGCTGGCCTACCGTATCGTCACCACGGCGTGTGCAAAGGAGCCGAGAGAGTAA
- a CDS encoding DUF928 domain-containing protein, which produces MRLFIILSIAAGLALPLPWLSLAEEGQGKAPQTIASQPKSESTIKPLLYVPPRKGAPAPGLRRGGGTRGTNKSLPVISLLAPDHVGLTIHEQPVLFWFTPTKHNLSYEFTLIADSAEAPAVEAKLPSPARPGVQQIRLADYNAKLVPGERYQWSVALVMDPDEPSANVVAKGAIARVDRDKLEQPLTSDVSKADAPKRYAEAGVWYDALMAISDLMQSNPADMELRQQRASLLEQGGLGEVAASIQGMRTSQPQ; this is translated from the coding sequence ATGAGACTCTTCATTATCTTAAGCATCGCCGCCGGTCTCGCATTACCACTACCGTGGCTCTCCCTGGCAGAAGAGGGGCAAGGAAAAGCACCCCAAACTATCGCATCCCAACCTAAGTCCGAGTCGACCATTAAACCGTTGTTGTATGTTCCACCCCGAAAGGGGGCTCCGGCGCCTGGACTCAGAAGGGGAGGAGGAACACGCGGCACGAATAAGAGTCTCCCGGTGATCAGCCTGTTGGCTCCTGACCATGTGGGGTTAACGATTCATGAGCAACCAGTGCTGTTTTGGTTCACCCCGACCAAACATAACCTGTCCTATGAATTCACTCTCATCGCCGACAGTGCCGAGGCTCCGGCCGTGGAAGCGAAACTTCCAAGCCCCGCCCGACCTGGTGTTCAGCAGATCAGGCTTGCCGACTATAACGCGAAATTAGTGCCTGGAGAGCGTTATCAATGGTCGGTGGCGCTGGTGATGGACCCCGATGAGCCTTCCGCCAATGTCGTGGCAAAGGGAGCGATCGCGCGTGTGGATCGCGACAAGCTGGAACAGCCGCTGACGAGTGATGTGAGCAAGGCGGATGCACCGAAGCGCTATGCTGAAGCAGGAGTTTGGTACGATGCTCTCATGGCTATTTCTGATCTTATGCAATCCAATCCAGCTGACATGGAATTGCGTCAGCAGCGTGCGTCGTTGCTTGAGCAAGGTGGACTGGGAGAGGTGGCCGCGAGCATACAGGGTATGCGTACATCTCAGCCCCAGTAA
- a CDS encoding Crp/Fnr family transcriptional regulator: MHFDIVTIIGLLGCVFYLASHSQKEMISLRVLAVASNVVFIIFSVLHAHLDISQLVGMPEFLLNFVLLPINTKRLLEIIRLTKQIEQATVESPVSEWLLPHMHLKKHRAGEVLFRKGDRAHEIVYVAEGRLKLQEIDHYIGPGELIGEIGLFSGEKVRTMTVICDTDCELYKMTDEMIYRLYYQNPKLGFFFMRLIVQRLLADVRRGAIEPGTV; encoded by the coding sequence ATGCACTTCGACATCGTTACCATCATCGGCCTATTGGGATGCGTGTTCTATCTTGCCAGTCACTCGCAGAAAGAGATGATTTCTCTGCGCGTGCTGGCCGTGGCCAGCAACGTCGTCTTTATCATCTTCAGTGTGCTGCATGCACACTTGGACATCTCACAGTTGGTTGGCATGCCAGAATTTCTTTTGAATTTCGTCCTCTTGCCGATCAACACCAAACGGCTGTTAGAAATCATCCGGCTGACAAAGCAAATTGAACAGGCCACCGTGGAGTCCCCCGTGTCGGAATGGCTCTTGCCACACATGCATTTAAAGAAGCACCGCGCTGGAGAAGTACTTTTCCGAAAGGGTGACAGGGCCCACGAAATTGTTTATGTGGCCGAGGGGCGCCTCAAACTTCAAGAGATCGACCACTACATCGGCCCCGGCGAGTTGATCGGAGAGATAGGGCTCTTCTCAGGTGAAAAGGTACGCACGATGACTGTGATATGTGACACCGACTGCGAGCTATACAAGATGACTGACGAGATGATTTACCGCCTGTACTACCAGAATCCGAAGTTGGGCTTCTTCTTTATGCGGCTGATCGTCCAACGACTGCTAGCCGATGTGCGGCGCGGCGCCATCGAGCCAGGAACCGTGTAA
- a CDS encoding septal ring lytic transglycosylase RlpA family protein: MKLYFLPLRRDCENFRAGTFLSLLLLLALLNLASCSVIDATFSTIKTGYRVIKGAVKGTVWVVRGTYQFTKETTKLVYHIGKFTFEVVRAPLEYPLVRDDVQTIDGLPVKEAIRLGRVKNAPYTVNGRYYVPMSVSSAQTYGETGMASWYGEETVRQNSGSMTANGELFNPRGLTAAHKYLPLPIHVQVTNLENGRSIVVRVNDRGPFPSQHNPDSGKRIIDLSEGAAEQLGFVDKGVALVRVETIQLEES, translated from the coding sequence ATGAAATTATATTTTCTACCCTTACGGCGTGATTGTGAAAACTTTCGAGCGGGTACTTTTCTCTCACTGCTTCTCCTTCTCGCTCTCCTAAATCTTGCCTCCTGTTCGGTGATCGACGCGACCTTCTCAACGATCAAAACAGGTTATCGTGTCATTAAGGGAGCCGTGAAAGGGACCGTATGGGTCGTGCGAGGAACCTATCAATTTACAAAAGAGACGACCAAACTCGTTTACCACATCGGCAAGTTTACCTTTGAAGTCGTCCGTGCTCCGTTGGAGTATCCCTTGGTGAGGGACGACGTTCAGACCATCGATGGACTCCCGGTCAAGGAGGCGATTCGCCTTGGGCGCGTAAAAAATGCTCCCTATACCGTCAATGGCCGGTATTATGTGCCGATGAGCGTCTCGAGTGCACAGACGTATGGAGAGACAGGCATGGCATCTTGGTATGGGGAAGAAACAGTGCGTCAGAACAGTGGATCCATGACGGCCAACGGCGAACTGTTTAACCCACGAGGATTGACGGCAGCCCATAAGTATCTGCCGCTTCCCATCCATGTGCAGGTGACGAACCTTGAAAATGGGAGGTCGATCGTTGTGAGAGTGAATGACCGCGGTCCCTTTCCCAGTCAGCACAATCCTGATTCCGGAAAGAGGATCATCGACTTGAGCGAAGGAGCCGCCGAACAGCTTGGGTTTGTCGACAAAGGAGTCGCCCTGGTCCGTGTCGAGACGATTCAACTGGAAGAGTCATAA
- a CDS encoding class I SAM-dependent methyltransferase: MMNRILEPELMDDPKQAEVYARADFAEENQGFVDRFKEYFPEFSQGRVLDLGCGPADIPIRFARLYPACQIIGVDASAPMIQLGEQALKQVDLTDRITLRCERLDAVAGANIADAAISNSLLHHLPNPLQFWQKLRQLVKPGSPVLVMDLLRPESPEAAQAIVDQYAANEPDILRRDFYNSLLAAFTEDEIGSQLARMNLTRLLIDIPDDRHWVVGGIIY; the protein is encoded by the coding sequence ATGATGAATCGAATACTCGAACCGGAATTGATGGACGATCCCAAGCAGGCGGAAGTCTATGCGCGTGCCGACTTTGCCGAAGAGAATCAAGGATTCGTCGATCGATTCAAGGAATACTTCCCGGAGTTTTCGCAAGGCCGTGTTTTGGATCTCGGCTGCGGCCCTGCCGACATCCCGATCCGGTTTGCTAGACTGTATCCGGCCTGCCAGATCATCGGGGTTGATGCCTCGGCTCCGATGATCCAGTTGGGCGAACAGGCACTGAAGCAAGTTGACTTGACTGATCGCATTACGCTGCGTTGCGAACGACTCGATGCCGTAGCCGGAGCCAATATTGCCGATGCAGCGATCTCCAATAGCCTGCTTCACCATCTGCCCAACCCCCTGCAGTTTTGGCAAAAACTTCGGCAACTCGTGAAGCCGGGCTCCCCGGTGCTCGTGATGGATCTGCTCCGCCCGGAATCGCCGGAAGCCGCGCAAGCCATTGTGGACCAGTACGCCGCCAATGAACCGGATATTTTACGCCGCGATTTCTACAACTCGCTGCTCGCTGCTTTTACGGAGGATGAGATCGGCTCCCAGCTGGCGCGCATGAATCTCACACGATTGCTGATCGATATCCCGGACGACCGCCACTGGGTGGTCGGCGGCATCATTTATTGA
- a CDS encoding MOSC domain-containing protein — protein MATRPPYPHVHQINVSDGGVPKLPVWEAKVGEHGLDGDRQRNLKVHGGPDRAVCLFSLELIEQLQEEGHPIDPGSSGENLTLSGLDWELVRPGVRLMIGPEIQLEVTSYTTPCSHNRRWFRDEDFSRISQKLNPGWSRVYARVLQGGIVRPGDAVSVES, from the coding sequence ATGGCGACCAGGCCGCCGTATCCACATGTCCACCAGATCAATGTCTCCGACGGAGGGGTTCCGAAGCTTCCCGTTTGGGAAGCAAAAGTGGGCGAACACGGGTTAGATGGCGATCGGCAGCGGAATCTCAAGGTTCACGGCGGACCCGACCGGGCCGTCTGTCTATTTTCGCTGGAGCTTATCGAACAACTTCAAGAAGAAGGTCATCCGATCGACCCCGGATCGTCCGGCGAAAACCTGACTTTGTCCGGCCTGGATTGGGAGCTGGTACGGCCGGGTGTGCGATTGATGATCGGTCCCGAGATTCAACTCGAGGTCACGAGCTATACGACTCCCTGCAGTCACAATCGGCGGTGGTTTAGGGACGAGGATTTCTCGCGCATTTCGCAGAAGTTAAACCCTGGCTGGAGTCGTGTCTATGCGAGAGTGTTGCAAGGAGGGATTGTCCGACCGGGAGATGCGGTGAGCGTGGAATCATGA
- a CDS encoding 50S ribosomal protein L11 methyltransferase, producing MPNDWIDVCIHGCVDAGELLSRLDDPSLQGAWEDEGAVHLYWPEDQWNEDRLASVRLILADLAPSIEDTPLSVRQVPAQDWNEAWARSVRPLHIGRLVIRPSWEPVVLGANDIDIVLDPKQAFGTGHHATTRMLLEWLQREIHGGERVLDVGAGSAILAMAAVKLGAASAIGIEHDAVAVECAREYLGVNHVDDRIDIMTGTLDDLPEEKRRIADLVLANLDRRTILDLAGDVASSASERARILVSGILIEQQAEIVDRFANLGLACSERRQEEGWVAMKFLRPESCDGEA from the coding sequence ATGCCCAACGATTGGATTGACGTCTGTATCCACGGGTGCGTCGACGCGGGAGAACTGCTTAGTCGACTCGATGATCCGAGCCTCCAAGGCGCATGGGAGGATGAGGGGGCGGTCCATCTCTATTGGCCGGAGGACCAGTGGAACGAGGATCGGCTTGCTTCGGTTCGCCTAATTCTTGCCGACCTTGCACCATCGATCGAGGATACTCCGCTCTCGGTACGACAGGTGCCGGCTCAGGATTGGAACGAGGCTTGGGCTCGCTCCGTGAGGCCGCTTCACATCGGGCGGCTGGTCATTCGTCCGAGTTGGGAGCCAGTCGTATTGGGGGCGAACGATATCGACATCGTGCTTGATCCGAAGCAGGCGTTCGGCACCGGCCACCATGCGACCACTCGGATGTTGCTCGAATGGTTGCAGAGGGAAATACATGGCGGAGAGCGGGTTTTGGATGTGGGCGCCGGCAGCGCCATCTTGGCCATGGCGGCGGTTAAGCTCGGCGCCGCATCGGCCATCGGTATTGAACATGATGCGGTTGCGGTGGAATGTGCAAGAGAGTATCTCGGGGTGAATCATGTGGACGATCGGATCGACATCATGACAGGCACGTTGGACGATCTGCCGGAGGAGAAGCGACGGATTGCCGATCTGGTGCTGGCTAATCTCGACCGGCGAACGATCTTGGATCTCGCCGGCGATGTGGCAAGCTCGGCGTCGGAACGCGCACGCATACTGGTCTCCGGTATTCTCATCGAGCAGCAGGCCGAGATCGTCGATCGATTTGCCAATCTTGGCTTGGCGTGCTCGGAACGGCGCCAGGAGGAGGGGTGGGTGGCGATGAAATTTCTCAGGCCCGAATCCTGCGACGGAGAGGCCTGA